ttttttaaaaaataatcaattaaaattgttattatcattgaatatcattattttcgacataatttgagttttcatttacatcaaaacttatcatattttgggataattttaatttaaaatgtaattttcatatttttcaaacaaattctaaaaatattttttaaatattttgttataattgttaaaaaaatattgagttgcatttcaaataaaaaggtaaagatattaaaaatattataattaaaatatgtaaaatttaatatagttttaaggaaaatgtcaaaaaaaaattacacataaaataatcatgatttttgttaactgggcaaatcattatttatatgatatcgcacacgaaagaaaaaattttgtttttaaaattatctaattaactctatactcattttttatatattttttatataatatcacatattcgtaaaaaaatagatagtttatgatgcaaaaaaaaaaattacttaatgaatataatatgaacgaatattacaaatacatcatttaataaaataaataattaaaacccgaaaattcatatccgcgctggcaGGGTTTACTTATTGTTAAaacataatttgattttatgttcTACTAAtagtaagagattaagagattataTAATTTCAGCCAATTACATAATTATCTGCAGTCTTTAGAACttacaatttatttaatatacatttatcTATGGAAAAGCTTCAGGTGAGAATACTGGCCATTGGCCACCACCCACCGGTAGTTCATTTAactggtttagtttttttttggaacaaaaaaaactgGTTTAATTGTGCAGTCAAATACTAGACGTAAATCAACTTCAATTTTTTCTTTCTCGGCGGCCGTGGGAGTTATGTCTgccgaataaaaaaaatagtggtgAAGCTTACAGCTATATGTCATTCTTGACTTATTATTATCGTTTGCTTTACAATACACAACTTATGCTCCTTCAGAAAGTTTCTAGATACATggtattttaagttatttttttatcaacaacatggtattttaagttttaacatcATGTTTATATTTTCCCATAAACAATTTTGTATATAACTCGGTGACGGGATCGACGCTCGATAATCTGGAGATAGGCAAATCCGATGGAAATATATACAACCGTACCACGTAAGTCATCTGAGCCGGTCCAGCCGGAGCCTAGAACCAACTGACCCaacaacaaagtttttttttttttttttttttttgtaaactcaaCAACAAAGTTTTTCTACGAATGAATCAAACTGCTCCAATCAATTATCAATCATCgacaaaaaattttttttatcaatcatTGTTTTTCCAGTTTCCGAAATTATCTACATGGAACAATAAAATTCACCaaatacatttttcttttttgattaatCAAGTAAAACATAACTCATCAAAATATGATGACGTGTGAGCATACGATTAATTGTCTACGAAAGCACATATATCTTCGAATATTATCAAAGTTATGATCACACATCCATTAAATTTGGATACACGTAAAAGAAAGAGTGGCTGGTTTTCAAATATGTAAAGATGATTCCGGGGTTCATAACTATGACTACAACTTATGTTTGTTTATTAGATTGTAAATCACCACACGTTTGATGTCGAGATCCTAAGTCAAAAGATTATTGatacaatatatacatgaaTATGATTTTCGTTGTACACATTTTCATTGATGTTCGTATTCTCTTAACAATAGTTTTTAATGTGGCATTAATTGTATTGGAGTGTTTGGTACATTAATACTTAATCAAATAAACATCAATTACAATTAAGAATAGTCATAGAACCTGTCTAATCACAGTTGTATCAAACATCTTAATAAATGGTCACCCACCTCTCTGATCCTATCTTAATTTTATCTGTCGCCGCTCAATTGATTTTTGATTCAGatcataaatgttttaaaacgtGAAATTTACAAATATACTCCGTTTTCCATGAGGACTCTGATTATAACATGAgttattataagtttataacatTACAATAGTTCTTATTCCTCTATCTTCGATATCTCTAATGTACCGTTAAAATCTCAATTTCTTGATTAACAAACATTAAGAAAAAGTTGACAAAAGTACATTAAGAAAAAAGGTAAACGCCAGGCGTTGCCCCATGAATTCATCATTGCAGCCTAGATGCAATAGTAAAGTTATTAACTCATACTAGGTTGTCATCAGTTACTTAATCAAATGTTAACTATATAGCATCTATTATCATTTTATAGGTGGTCCACGGACTTTATTCTCTTAAGAGCATCATTACCATTATTATTGCACAAACCTCATATGATTAAGGAGCATTGCATTTCTTCTTTACTATTCCTCTTTCGGCTCAGCTGGCCCTCATTGTTGCCTCATTCTTTAATTCAGTACAAATGAGGAGTAACTTATGCTCTTATCGGTTAACCATACACTTTTACCTGATTCTAAAACTGGAGAACTATATAAATAAGGAGgtcgtgaaaaaaaaaatgagcaCTCTCTCGACCAGTATGTTCGGGCAATTCGTTAAATATGTGCTTTCTAGTTACTGTTTAGTATCCAAATAGTCAACTAATATCCAATTGACAAGGCACAACCTTCAACGAATGAATGGAATAGCCAAAATACTTCGTAAGCCAAATtacatttcaattttttttcttttattcattttgTATAAAACATTATAAGAATTAACAAAATCATACTTTCCATCAAGTCAATAGATTTTTTACCACCACATCTGAAAATTAAATccatcaaaaaataatattataaatagaaaGTACAAGGAGGATCAAGAGGAAGCACGTGACAAGGACCCAACTCTTGCAATTTCATGGGCCGCAGGGTTAAACCCTAAGCAGCCTAACCAGCCTTGCTTGTACGGCAAGAATgtcttcctcttcaactcctccgAAACTGCTCTGTTCTCAGTGTAATGCATCTCATGAGCCGAGATCGCCGCGCCGTGCCTCCTCCTCGACCTAGACACCGGTGAGTCACAACTCTCCCTTGATCGGACGCTCGAGTTTTTCCTTTCTTCCGCCTCTTTCTTTGTGAGTATATCATATCTTTTCAAGGACTCTTTGGTTGGAACCGGTCTTCCGTCGGATGCGCTCCTGAATAGTAACAGATCTTTGAGTTTCCACTTTTTATACGCTCGACCAGGGAACAGAATCGCTGACAAGAAAACAGAGGATTTTTGGTTGCTTGTGTTACAAGCAACCATTTTTGCTGACTCATGTgcctcttcttcatcaaccataATGTCTGAAACCCTTAACGGAGACATAGAACGGCTCCCTTTACGCTCATAGCGCGTGGTAGATCCGGGAGACGGGTCTCTTCCTCTATCGGAAACTTCTCTCTCAAGAAAGCTAGATCTGGGAGAAGAAACAGCAGTAGGAGGGAGTGAGGGCCCTAATGGTCGAATCTTGCCTCCATCAAAGAGCTCATCTGCGGCAGAGAAATAAGATTTATCCAGTTGACCACTGAAATTGAACTCGAAATTGTCATCAAAATCGCTGACAGATCTCTTCTTGGTGGAAGTTGAAGGTGAAGGGCTTGTCGGTGCACTGAAGAAGAAAGCATTGTTGTTTCCAAATCGAGTTGGGCTTGAAGGAGCTGTTATGTATGGAGATGATGTTGTGCTGTCGAAATTGAGTTCTGTTGATGTTTCTGCTGCTGCTTCCTCTGTCTCCATTAAGggagttttcttcttctttggatgctctcttcttcttttgccTTTCTGGTTCTTGGAAGGTGTTCCCTTTCACACGAAAGGCTTGACTTtagagagagatggagaaatGAATGGTGATTGAGTTAGGAGCTGCCTTTATAAGTCTCACCTACTTCATGGGTTgtgatttaatttaattattgtgaTTTATACTTAACTTAtagttttctatgttttttggaccaaacatttttattttatatatcaagaAGGTTTTGTACAATTATTAGTCCTTACATCTTTCCAGAAAgaattttgaaaatacttttATGATAAACTATAATCTATTTGATTCGATTTTTATGATAAactataatctatttttttttaactttagtcTCTTAAAAGAAATTTCTTTTCCGGTGGCCGTTATTCATTTTGTTTCACTCTTCAAAGCAAACTTTATTATCTATTTCCGGTTAAGCAAAACCTTTTCACTGAGAAAATCTTCAACCAAAATTTCACAAtgaatatttgttaattttgaaTAATCTAAATGATTTAATTAACTTAATTTTGTCATGTGGTGCGAAGAGGTTCTGAATCAAGGTCCATGAGTTTTGGATACATAATCTGAATGGcttaattatataaagtttttcaCCACGAGAGAAAATTGAACTAAAAACAACTGGTCAAACTCATGTGGGGAAAAGGTTCGGTTTATCAAGCAGCAAATATTTAATTGTGTTtcttttgccaaaaaaaaataattgtggtgtttttattttatgaatattgACTTCTTTTGGAGGTTTTTGTACTGTAATGAAACTAATATAATCTATTTGATTTTCCATGTTCAATAGAGATGGCTTCTcttgtattcttttttttctacgTGATTGATGCATGTAATTGTCAAACAAATGGCGGCTAAATTCCTCCAAATACCTGATTGAACAATCCcgaacaataaccaaatatTCTTTAAcgaagtttattttatttatatttttcttaacagCATTATGTTTGCATGTTGTTTTCGTGTCTGCTATTTGATAAAAATcgaagttttcatttattatgcGTACGCTACGCATAACTCGCGGTCGATGGTCTATTACTATATAAAACGAACTTTAGAATTGcggatataattttatcaaaacGTCAACGTCTAAACGGTTGTACACGGTTCACAATTTTTGACTTTGTTATTACACTTCACCTATACACGTGTATAATGCTGATTAATTTGAGATGTTAGTGAAAAAACAAATACTCAAGATGTTTTAGCCATGcctttaaaacatgtttttttttgttaattgaaCGGCAAGAGGCACTGGTACATATTTTTGAGGGGATAATTTGACAGATATCAGTAATgagaaatataataatttcttttagaTTTGCAAATGTGTAGCCATTCCCGTGGTCATCAATGGATAGTCTAACAACCATTTGTCATTGATTATTTAGCATGGTCTACCATCATATTAGCCATATCCCATGGAGTTGTTAATATTACAAATTTGTATTATTGTAatcaatgttcaaaaaatcgcTATGCAGTAACTAAGCTTTTAGTAGAGAACTATCGACTAGACGGATTAGTTAGAGCCTAGACGGATGTAGTTGTTAACAaattattgattattttatattaaattattgattattttatatttatattagatattttagtttttatgtaTAATTCTAAATTAACAAATTTGTGGATTTGAACTAACATAATTGtttcgtttaaattttttaaaccaaTCTAGATtcatttaaattgatttaaattattttaaccgATTTGAGTAGCATAAATTGGATTTAAAAGAAATTGTTACGGCTATGACCGGTTTACCGCTTAGATGGATGCCTAAACAACGTCTAGACCAATTTTTaggataattatatttttttttgagcaacatgATAATTATAATTTACATAGTCGTATTACAAGAAAACAGATGATTCCAGATGAAATAAAAAACTGTCGGGACTAGGAcgttggaaagaaaaaaaacctcGGAAATTCGTAGGGGCGTCCTGACAAACGTTTTCCTGGAATAACTCATCAAATTTAACCATTTCAGATTTTGGAGCCGCTGTATAGACAAATAAAGACATGACTCATGAGCTCGTGTGCTTCTCAGTTGAGTAGATataaaagaataaacaaaaaaaacatatatgctaTTAGTATAGaatcaaattaactaaaaatggAGTCTGCTTTTTTTTCACACTgaaaatatgattatattatattaagaaTTACAACATGGTCCGGCGAATCCCATCCCGGAAATGCAAAGGCCGGCGGACAACGAGAAAGTCCCCGGAAATGAAAGCCCACAAGCGGGAGATACATGAAACAAGAGACAAACATAACAAGAAACAACATCCATAACTAGTACAAACCTAAAAACAGATCGATTTATTTACAGAATCTCAAGGAACAAACAAGCAAGAGACATCAACGAGACATCTTTGAACTAAGACAAATCGATTAAAGCAAACTTGGCCAATCTTTCGATTTGTGAATCCTCCTATAGTGAATAGCACGTGCATGTAGAGACCAAAGCTTCAAATCACCAGCTAGCCAGAACCACTTTATTGTTCTTGAGCTTTCAACCGGAGACGGCGATGTCGGAGCTTTCAACCGGAGACGGCGATGTCGGAGAACGACTTGAAACGCCTAAAGGAAACGAGACGAAATGGAAGATCTCGATCTGACCTTATGGTTGATGACAAAGAGCGAAACAGAACACCACCAGATTCAGCCACTCTCGAGAGCTCGAGAAGGAAGAAGATCGAAGACCAGAGGTGAACCAAAGAGGCTCGAAATCAACATGCAAGTGTTTCAATCGATCACTGGAATTAGGACAAAAGCAGATCTGAATATAATGAAATCAAGAGCAGGGTAGACTAGTTAGTGCATGCATCAGAACCACTGAtgatcaacaaaaaaataaacccgACTCCGGCTCTGAGTGAGCAGCCGGAGTCGGAGAAACGGCAAGATCTGTTTGGGGAAGTTAGAGAGAAGGCAGAGAAGAAGGGCAAGATCTGTTTGGAGTCTGCTTATTCTGgttaatattacatttaatttaaTTCCGTCTCATAACTTCTCAAGCTCGTTGTATTTCATTTTTAGGTCGACAAGGGAGTCGAGCTTATCAATATCTGAATCTTCGAAATGCTCAAGTCTTAGGAGCTCCCTTCCTCTATTGGAAAAGCAGCTAATCTCCAAGATTTGAATCTTCGTGTGGATGCTCAAGTCTTGTGGAGCTCCCTTCCTCTATTGGGAAATGCAACTAATCTCCAACATTTTGATCTTAGTGGATGCTCAAGTATGGTGAAACTCCCTCCTTTTGGAAATGCAGCTAATCTCCTATATTTGTACCTTTCTGGATGCTTTTGACATCATCACAGAGCTTCTTCACTTAAGGGATAAAGAGATACAAGAGATTGGTTCATGGGTCAAGGAATGTTCTAGTCTACCTAGACTTGTAACTTAACAAAATGCAGATAGTATAGTCTTGCATTTCCTAACACATAAGTCAAgcaaagaaagagaaaatgggGAAGGAAGCAAGAACACAAAACTGCATTAATCATCTCATTGCATgtctttttttgtaaaaacaatgCATCAGTCTTTGCTGGAAATGCAGAAGTAAACATTGTTTACCAAAACGAGGGAAACAGAAACATTTCCCAAATTCtattgaatatttatttctttttaatgcTCTTTTCACTTCTTCTTTTGCTAGTCTCTTCTTCCACTATCCAACCAACCCTACAAAAACAGCAAAGTAAAAGCTTAAACATCAAAATCATTtaccatcaagaaaacaatttcCGGTGGCTTGCAAGAACAGTCAAATTGATTACTTTAGGCTTACCCCTAAAATGTAACAGAACATTCTATCCGAACATTTTGCGGTATTGCTTTTTCTCTTCATTGTCTCTAATGGCAATCTGCACACGTATATAGAGCTTAAGTTATTGACATCAGTTAAGGGACATTGATGCTAAAAGTAAAGTCACAAACAAACATCAACTCACCTTTTTCATTACAGCAGCATATTCTTTCTTAAGACCAGCTGAAAATCAACAGCAGGTACCATGCTAGTTAGATATCTCCCCCCAAATAAGCTTAGGTGTGCAGCATAAACCACAAACCATACAAGCAAAACCAATGACTCACCATCGTTAGGTTCGAATTGAAGAGCATTCTCAAGGCTTTCAGCAGCAGCATCGATGTTATTGAGAGCCATGTGTGCCTAACATTTACATATCAAGAGAAATACATAATAGCTGTGCTAAAGGCCTGGATTATGGAAGACGGTCGAACAATAAACCTTTTTAGTACCTGGCCTTGTCGAAACAATGCTTTGACATTGTTATTTTCATCACGCATAGCAAATTCAGTGTCCACCAATGCTCCTTTTGCATCTCCAAAATTTCAGCTTGCAGGCCTGCCACAGGACAGGAAGCCAGTTACAATACAAAAGAGAAGGCACCAAGTACAATAAATCTTCTCTCGAGGGAAGCGAAATCAAATCCTAGCTGGAAAACAGTTTTATAAATGTAATCAAAATTTACAGGTAAAAAACCATAAACTTACAGCACTGTTAGTGAAGATTTGTGACTTTGTCTTCCGTAAGGCAGTGCTCGTCTCTGCAAGATCACAAGTACAGAAAAATGAGTAAGAGACATTGGCTTGTACAGCATCAATATCCCGTGTTAGCCATAGAGAGCATCCCTTTCCCCTCGTGTTTCAGTTCGAGTGGTGGTGATGAAAAACTGAGAGGCGTTAGTGTTGGGACCAGAGTTAGCCATAGAGAGCATCCCTTTCCTCTCGTGTTTCAGTTCGAAGCTCTCATCATCGAATTTAGATCAGTAGATAGATTCGCCACCTGTCCCATCATTCGCCGAAATATCCCCTCCTTGCATCATAAACCCCTTGATTACACGATGAAATCGATTCCCCTGaaacaaatatttgatataCCAAAAATCATAATTGCAATGCTGTACACATGCAGAAGCCTTTTAAGCAGTGAAGAGTGGCCCATTAAACTACAAAccctaaattttgaaaaacaacaAATACTCATTTTTACATTTCATAGAGTGGGAGAGAGACCTTGCAGTGGAGATGGAGGCCAGTATTGGGACCGATGCCTTTCTCCCGGGTGCAAAGGGATCGGAGGCTGTTTTGGATGCAGCTTCatttattaaaagataaatatatatttatactatagGATTAAACTAATCTAAACATATAGTTTAATGTTGGAGTGGAGTTCCGAGGGTGtggtttcaaatttaaaaaaataacaataatattaaaaattttaaaataaaaaaaaaactattttagtcattttctaTTTTGAGAGTTATTTTGGTGTCCCTTTTATTTGATTACTGCTATTATTGATTAATTATCTCTAGTCCCGGCCTTCGGGTACGTTCGTGAAATGTGAACCGAAAGTAAACAGCCAAATAAATGCTTGATTAGTTCTGAAATGTAGTGCCTTCTAGGCCTTAAGATTTGAGCCCGAGCTCTCCTGAATAAAAGCCCATGCCCAATTGGAAAAAGAAGAGTCACAATTTGGGTCTTCGTTGGAATCATCAAGACGTGAACTAAGCAATGGAAGCGGTGACGGTTTCGTCTCTGATGGAAGGATTGTGAGAGGCTGTGTTACGATGGAGGAAAAGGAATGTGAGCAGAATCATAACGGAGAAGCGGCGGTGGTGTAGAATCCGAGGAGAACCGAAATGGATTAGCTGAGAAGGGGGAAAACGGTCAATTCCCCTATGAACTAGTCGTGTCCTTGATTTTTATACACAAAAAATTGTGTCACGCCTAAAACACTATGAACTAATAACAAATTTGAATTTCACACACCAACTTTTAAAATGCTTAAAATGTGATCAATTACTACATAACCATAATTGATTTCGTTTTAATTAGCTTTGGGTCCTAACATAGAAGCCACGTGGctaaggtgatgattgtttgcaTGGTTTtagattctagtttttggtttttggattttagtttttagattttagatatagtttttgattttgccgtagattttagtttttcaaaaaacttgATTGGTGATTCTAGATTATgtcttttggtttttggtttttgatttttaaattttttaatttttttgaatattttggatTCTATAAAgtttgataaataatttatttaattttattatttttaagaacttcacttataagttaatttattttaaaacaaacataaaattactaaaataaatatattttttaatgaataatacCAATAGAtctcttaacaaataaaaaaaatttacataaaataattttaaataattaattttatttaactgacaatttttttaaaaaatgttcttatataatattttcatattatatatataaaacattatttttactTAACCTTATTgcctatattttttaaacaaaatcattttttaaaaaattgattggatggttattttatattttggtttttaactaataaaaatattaataacaaaatcattatttaaaaatagttaaaaaggTATTATATTGGTTCGGTCTTATAGTTTATAGGCATGAAAAAGTTTTCCTAACTAATACCAAAATTTATCAACatcaatatatacatattatttaatagttaatttttaaataataatttttttatagataaacATAAACTCTTATGAGTTATTTTGTAGTTCACTAtagtaaagtaaaaaaaaattataaagatcaATTTATTGTTAGGTAAATTATGATTCACATACTGTACTAGCTTTTGTAAATTTAATCTTagtttgaaatttatataaacatatacctattttattttaaattaactaaatttcaaatttattttaccTAGATATTCTGTGAATAGTAGACACTGTCATAATAAATAATGGTAACAATACTAGAAAACTACAAGGTtcattattatcaaataaaatatttgtagtaATATGAAAAGCAATCAAACGTGAATCAACTACCagttcttttattttgaaaaacttagattttggtttttgtttagaaTAGGGTAGTTAGTttaaaaactagtttccctaatTTATAGGGAAtcaatttctcaaaaatctTGATTGGCTAAAAAGTAGgttttggaaaaacaaaaaccaaaaactagttgaaaaactaaaaacaatcaACCTCTAAATAGGTTCGATTGGTTTATTGTTAAACCGAAGTCAACTTTATAGTTAACTAGAGacgtgtccgcgcttcgcgcgggatattgttttattgttgttaattATGATTTTGGTCGGTCTTTATTTGTGAAGATCATTATTTGGTATTTTATTGTTGTGAAGCATTATGTAGTAtataaacacataatatattatgcgtttattttttaaataatgtattgTTGTGTATATAATAGTACTTGTTAGTGGTAAAATGAGCTTCTGATGTAAAGCATATTggatttcaataactttgcatttaGACATTTGTTGGTTTTAAGATTGACAGTTTCAacgtcaatttttatttaaattttcacatttttaacattattcttttaatatgttttttgtcCTATCCCCATATTTTGACCTTGAACCGTcaccatttatgtatttttttacctttccggtgtgcggtgcttctcaccGTTATTGAAAAAAGATTCACTTACATGCTCTTGTTTTTCCTTACCTTTTTTTCTCCTGTAATATTATCTGGTATTTATTATTAGATGAAACTTATGAGTTCTCAGTTATGCGGTTGTTTTTCATGGCGTTGTAGGCTGTTTCGGTCAATTGgtcctcttcttctttagaTTTTGGGTAATGTTAGAAACTACATATTgttgggttgggtcagagtttagttgTCTTCCTCGCCGTTTTCTTGCCATCGATAGTCtctgctcgtcttggttttcaagatctggtTTTTGGTGATTACTTCTATGCTCTTTTTCATAGCTCGAGGATGGCTCCATGGGTTGGTGATTTCTTTTCatctcttttttcctttttattctcTCATCTTATTGCACTTTTCATCACTGCTCGCGTCTCTGTTTTCAGCTCCAAACttttattgagttagtgttactatgatatttttctttttctctgtgAATGTTAAGGTTTTAGGTTTAAATTATGTACTGTACTCTTAGTTTCTTGTTATCAGTTTGtttttttgatgattttcattgtaaaataaatatataattggtaaataaaatgatagaaaatggtagaaaataacaaagtttgtgttatttttaactctgaataaattaaatatttaaaatatatttatattttttattcatcttgaattttaATCTAAAACCATAGATTATCAAACTTAATACAATAATGGTTAGTGCGAAATAGATTAGatagtgtataattataaagtatttagtcaaattgcaataatctaaaagaagaaagacttaaaatgtaaaaaaaaaactacatggAGACACATGTCATCAAATCCCCCTGCCACTTGTCATAAGATGAGAAAAatctaactttatatatatatagatatagatataGATGATTACATCAAAACGACTTCGTTTTCGTCATTTAACATTATTAAAGATTTCGGGATAATTAAAATTAGGGttatcgtcttcttcttcaacacaAAAGGAAGAACAAAGATGAGGTGAAGTTCATAGAGGCAATGTTCTTCGAGAAGACCATAACCATAATTTTAATTATCTCCAAATCTTTAATA
This genomic stretch from Brassica napus cultivar Da-Ae chromosome C9, Da-Ae, whole genome shotgun sequence harbors:
- the LOC106409155 gene encoding uncharacterized protein LOC106409155; the protein is METEEAAAETSTELNFDSTTSSPYITAPSSPTRFGNNNAFFFSAPTSPSPSTSTKKRSVSDFDDNFEFNFSGQLDKSYFSAADELFDGGKIRPLGPSLPPTAVSSPRSSFLEREVSDRGRDPSPGSTTRYERKGSRSMSPLRVSDIMVDEEEAHESAKMVACNTSNQKSSVFLSAILFPGRAYKKWKLKDLLLFRSASDGRPVPTKESLKRYDILTKKEAEERKNSSVRSRESCDSPVSRSRRRHGAAISAHEMHYTENRAVSEELKRKTFLPYKQGWLGCLGFNPAAHEIARVGSLSRASS